One stretch of Akkermansia sp. RCC_12PD DNA includes these proteins:
- the cysK gene encoding cysteine synthase A — protein MKIYRNITELIGSTPLLELANYDRRHGLGAVILAKLEAFNPAGSVKDRIALAMIDAAEASGQLKPDSVIIEPTSGNTGIGLAAVATSRGYRIILTMPETMSVERRNLLKAYGAELVLTDGTKGMQGAIAKAEELAAELPNSFIPGQFVNQANPEAHFRTTGPEIWDDTDGRVDIFVAGVGTGGTVTGVGRYLKSRNPGIKVVAVEPSASPVLTEGTAGPHKIQGIGAGFVPETLDTSIYDEVITVTNEDAFATGKELARTEGVLAGISSGAALWAATQLAKRPENAGKTIVVLLPDTGDRYLSTPLFAD, from the coding sequence ATGAAAATTTACAGGAACATTACGGAACTGATCGGCAGCACCCCCCTGCTGGAACTGGCCAATTACGACCGCAGGCACGGCCTGGGCGCCGTCATCCTGGCCAAGCTGGAAGCCTTCAACCCCGCAGGCAGCGTGAAAGACCGCATTGCCCTGGCGATGATTGACGCGGCTGAAGCCTCCGGGCAGCTGAAGCCGGACTCCGTCATCATTGAACCCACCAGCGGCAACACGGGCATCGGCCTGGCGGCCGTGGCTACCTCCCGCGGGTACCGGATCATCCTGACGATGCCGGAAACCATGAGCGTGGAGCGCCGCAACCTGCTGAAAGCCTACGGCGCGGAACTGGTGCTGACGGACGGGACAAAGGGCATGCAGGGAGCCATTGCGAAGGCGGAGGAACTCGCCGCCGAATTGCCGAACAGCTTTATTCCCGGCCAGTTCGTGAACCAAGCCAATCCGGAAGCCCACTTCCGCACCACCGGACCGGAAATATGGGACGATACGGACGGCAGGGTGGACATCTTTGTGGCGGGCGTGGGAACCGGGGGAACCGTTACAGGCGTGGGCAGGTACCTCAAATCCCGCAATCCCGGAATCAAGGTCGTGGCCGTGGAGCCGTCGGCCTCTCCCGTACTCACCGAGGGTACGGCCGGACCGCACAAAATTCAGGGGATTGGCGCGGGATTCGTGCCGGAAACCCTGGACACCTCCATTTACGACGAAGTAATCACCGTCACCAATGAAGACGCATTCGCCACGGGCAAGGAACTGGCCCGCACGGAAGGCGTGCTGGCTGGCATTTCCTCCGGGGCGGCCCTGTGGGCGGCCACGCAGCTGGCAAAAAGGCCGGAAAACGCAGGCAAGACCATCGTCGTTCTTCTGCCGGACACGGGCGACCGCTACCTGTCCACCCCCCTCTTTGCAGATTAA
- a CDS encoding O-acetylhomoserine aminocarboxypropyltransferase/cysteine synthase family protein — protein sequence MSKKYRFETRQLHVGQENPDPVTDARAVPIYATTSYVFKDSAQAAGRFALAEPGNIYNRLMNPTADVFEKRIAALEGGAAALAVATGAAAITYAIQNIARAGDHIVSAATVYGGTYNLFANTLAENGIETTFVDAGDVNNFSKAIRKNTKALYVESLGNPNCDIADMEALAEIAHAHGIPLIVDSTFATPFLFRPLEHGADIVVHSATKFIGGHGTVMGGVIVDGGRFDWTQNDKFPGLSKPNANYHGAVFSEVCGNLAYIVKIRATLLRDTGATISPFNSFLLLQGLETLSLRVERHVQNALRVVEYLAAHPQVQKVNHPSLPEHPNHGLYRKYYPNGGGSIFTFEVKGGAEKARKFCESLELFSLLANVADVKSLVIHPASTTHSQMTEEELKAGGITPSTVRLSIGTEHIDDIIEDLEHGFRAIL from the coding sequence ATGAGCAAAAAATATCGATTTGAAACACGCCAGCTCCACGTGGGCCAGGAGAATCCCGACCCGGTTACGGACGCCCGCGCCGTCCCGATTTACGCAACTACTTCCTACGTCTTCAAGGACTCCGCGCAGGCCGCCGGACGTTTTGCCCTGGCGGAGCCGGGCAATATTTACAACCGCCTGATGAACCCCACGGCGGACGTTTTTGAAAAACGCATCGCCGCGCTGGAAGGTGGAGCCGCCGCGCTGGCCGTAGCCACCGGAGCCGCCGCCATCACCTACGCCATCCAGAACATCGCCCGCGCCGGGGACCACATCGTTTCCGCGGCCACCGTGTACGGAGGCACGTACAACCTGTTTGCCAACACGCTCGCGGAAAACGGGATTGAAACCACCTTCGTGGACGCCGGGGACGTGAACAACTTCTCCAAGGCCATCCGAAAAAACACCAAGGCGCTGTACGTGGAGAGCCTGGGCAACCCGAACTGCGATATTGCGGACATGGAAGCCCTGGCGGAAATCGCCCATGCCCACGGCATTCCCCTCATTGTGGACAGCACCTTTGCTACGCCTTTCCTGTTCCGTCCGCTGGAGCACGGCGCGGACATCGTCGTGCACTCCGCCACCAAATTCATCGGCGGCCACGGTACGGTGATGGGCGGCGTGATTGTGGACGGAGGCAGGTTCGACTGGACGCAGAACGACAAATTCCCCGGCCTTTCCAAGCCCAACGCCAACTACCACGGAGCCGTGTTTTCCGAGGTGTGCGGCAATCTGGCCTACATCGTCAAAATCCGCGCCACCCTTCTGCGGGACACGGGCGCGACGATCAGCCCGTTCAACTCCTTCCTGCTTCTCCAGGGGCTGGAAACTCTTTCCCTCCGGGTGGAGCGCCATGTCCAGAACGCCCTGCGCGTGGTGGAATACCTGGCTGCCCATCCCCAGGTGCAGAAGGTGAACCACCCTTCCCTGCCGGAACATCCCAACCACGGTCTTTACCGGAAATATTACCCGAACGGTGGGGGCTCCATTTTCACCTTCGAGGTGAAAGGTGGCGCGGAAAAGGCTCGCAAGTTCTGCGAAAGCCTGGAACTATTCTCCCTGCTCGCCAACGTGGCGGACGTCAAGTCCCTGGTGATCCACCCGGCTTCCACCACCCATTCCCAGATGACGGAGGAAGAACTGAAGGCGGGAGGCATCACGCCCTCCACGGTGCGGCTTTCGATAGGCACGGAACACATAGACGACATTATTGAGGACCTGGAGCACGGTTTCCGCGCCATTCTCTAA
- a CDS encoding Rrf2 family transcriptional regulator, which produces MKISTRGRYALRMMIDLAQHQDKQYISLKEVSVRQDITVRYLEQIIAILLKAGFVQSSRGKSGGYRLTRHPREYTTEDILKLTEGSMLPISCVTTESNPCPRAATCTTLPFWQGLQEVIEDYLRNVTLEDLAIQQKEAGCDYGAGI; this is translated from the coding sequence ATGAAGATTTCCACCAGAGGGCGTTATGCATTGCGCATGATGATTGATCTTGCGCAGCATCAGGACAAGCAATACATATCCCTCAAGGAAGTCTCCGTCCGGCAGGATATCACGGTACGTTATCTGGAACAAATCATCGCCATTCTGCTGAAAGCGGGTTTTGTGCAAAGCTCCCGGGGAAAATCCGGCGGCTACCGCCTGACCAGGCATCCCCGTGAATACACTACGGAAGATATTCTCAAATTGACGGAAGGCTCCATGCTGCCCATCTCCTGTGTAACCACGGAGAGCAATCCGTGTCCCCGCGCGGCAACGTGCACGACCCTGCCTTTCTGGCAGGGATTGCAGGAAGTTATCGAAGACTATCTGAGAAACGTCACTCTGGAAGATTTGGCCATCCAGCAGAAGGAAGCGGGCTGCGACTATGGAGCCGGCATTTGA
- a CDS encoding single-stranded DNA-binding protein has product MANLNKVFLMGNLTADPELRYTPKGTAVTDIRLAINRYYAGDNSERQEETTFVDVTLWNRQAEVAGNYLSKGRGVFVEGRLQLDSWEDKASGQKRTKLRVIGENIQLFPRGGDSSDMGAAPRQQAAPRSSNYGQSQAPQNYNPPPMPSNQQQSNDFGDMDDEIPF; this is encoded by the coding sequence ATGGCCAATCTCAACAAAGTATTTTTAATGGGCAACCTCACTGCCGACCCCGAACTGCGCTACACGCCCAAGGGTACGGCCGTCACGGACATCCGCCTTGCCATCAACCGCTATTACGCCGGAGACAACAGCGAACGCCAGGAAGAAACCACCTTCGTGGACGTCACCCTCTGGAACCGCCAGGCGGAAGTGGCCGGCAACTATCTCAGCAAGGGGCGCGGCGTCTTTGTAGAAGGGCGTCTTCAACTGGATTCCTGGGAAGACAAGGCATCCGGCCAGAAGCGCACCAAGCTGCGCGTGATCGGAGAAAACATCCAGCTCTTCCCCCGCGGCGGCGATTCCTCCGACATGGGCGCCGCCCCCCGCCAGCAGGCCGCTCCCCGTTCCAGCAATTACGGACAATCCCAGGCCCCCCAGAACTACAATCCTCCCCCCATGCCCTCCAATCAGCAGCAGTCCAACGACTTCGGAGACATGGACGACGAGATTCCGTTCTAA
- a CDS encoding MotA/TolQ/ExbB proton channel family protein — translation MNFIKDCITFFQAGGIFMYPLAACSILLIAAIIYRMFNMRRRGIAPDRLVRAVEQYMQGGLDRRELEERALASRSVLGRLVLETLNSRMEDEASMKEMIQVKAREEFVTLQAGLPLLDMIVMIAPMFGILGTASGLVEIFSVFGMDESHGQIAQGIAQALNTTIAGLAIATPAVIAHVYYSRKLERISAFMEVLLTELISFRYHSQR, via the coding sequence ATGAATTTCATCAAGGACTGCATTACATTCTTCCAGGCCGGCGGCATCTTCATGTACCCGCTTGCAGCCTGTTCCATCCTGCTCATTGCCGCCATCATTTACCGCATGTTCAACATGAGGCGGCGGGGAATCGCCCCGGACAGGCTGGTGCGCGCCGTGGAACAGTACATGCAGGGAGGCCTGGACCGTAGGGAACTTGAAGAACGGGCGCTCGCCTCCCGTTCCGTGCTGGGCAGGCTGGTCCTGGAGACCCTGAATTCCCGCATGGAGGATGAAGCGTCCATGAAGGAAATGATCCAGGTCAAGGCGCGGGAGGAATTCGTCACGCTTCAGGCGGGTCTGCCCCTGCTGGACATGATCGTGATGATTGCGCCGATGTTCGGCATTCTGGGTACGGCCAGCGGGCTGGTTGAGATATTCAGCGTCTTCGGAATGGATGAAAGCCACGGCCAGATTGCCCAGGGCATCGCCCAGGCGCTGAACACCACGATCGCCGGTCTGGCCATCGCCACGCCCGCCGTCATCGCCCATGTCTATTATTCCCGCAAGCTGGAGCGCATTTCCGCGTTCATGGAGGTGCTGCTCACGGAGCTGATTTCCTTCCGCTATCATTCCCAACGCTGA
- a CDS encoding biopolymer transporter ExbD: MQFYRKKGRTMGVPIVPMIDILTILLIFFIVHTQWKKPQTLLKIDVPGAEFIEGAPSTEQRAVLAVTEESSISLNGRLVEIGELPAALERLKRENPDIKLQLDVDKKAAFGVIVGIWDALTSVGIDAGEVPARIEISKSPAP, encoded by the coding sequence ATGCAGTTTTACCGTAAAAAAGGAAGAACCATGGGGGTGCCCATCGTCCCCATGATCGACATCCTCACCATCCTGCTCATCTTCTTCATCGTCCATACCCAGTGGAAAAAGCCCCAGACCCTGTTGAAGATAGACGTGCCGGGAGCGGAATTCATTGAAGGCGCCCCCTCCACGGAACAGCGCGCCGTGCTGGCCGTGACGGAGGAATCCTCAATCTCCCTGAACGGGCGGCTGGTGGAAATCGGCGAACTGCCGGCCGCCCTGGAAAGGCTGAAAAGGGAAAATCCGGACATCAAGCTTCAGCTTGACGTGGACAAAAAGGCGGCCTTCGGCGTCATCGTAGGCATTTGGGACGCGCTGACGTCTGTGGGTATTGACGCCGGGGAAGTTCCTGCCAGAATAGAAATCAGCAAATCCCCCGCACCATAA
- the def gene encoding peptide deformylase: MLLEIVQYGNPVLKEKCRPVEHLDASLKDLANNMLETMYAAEGIGLAAPQVNVPVQLVVIDIPAEEESVTWLKVDGEDKQLSDIMPLKFINPVLEPYGPMHPCHEGCLSVLKIRASVVRPDFVRATLTLLDGKRVTIDCNGLLARCLQHECDHLNGILFVERVSSAQKITLRNKLKRLAIGY, encoded by the coding sequence ATGTTGTTGGAAATCGTACAGTATGGAAATCCGGTATTGAAAGAAAAATGCCGCCCCGTGGAACATCTTGACGCCAGTTTGAAAGACTTGGCGAACAACATGCTGGAAACGATGTACGCCGCCGAGGGGATCGGCCTTGCCGCCCCGCAGGTGAACGTGCCTGTGCAGCTCGTCGTGATCGACATCCCGGCGGAGGAGGAATCCGTCACCTGGCTGAAAGTGGACGGGGAGGACAAACAGCTGTCCGACATCATGCCGCTGAAGTTCATCAATCCGGTGCTGGAGCCCTATGGCCCCATGCATCCCTGCCATGAAGGCTGCCTGAGCGTGCTCAAGATACGCGCCTCCGTCGTGCGCCCGGACTTCGTCAGGGCTACCCTGACGCTTCTGGACGGCAAACGGGTGACGATAGACTGCAACGGCCTTCTGGCCCGCTGCCTTCAGCATGAATGCGACCATTTGAACGGCATCCTGTTCGTGGAACGCGTTTCTTCCGCCCAGAAAATCACTCTGCGCAATAAATTGAAGCGCCTGGCAATCGGGTATTGA
- a CDS encoding SdpI family protein — translation MQPSPHPAPSSPSWWTGPIFSELAIALFPALTYYAAVSSRLPARVAVHFNEYGIPTRFADKDSVDALLGFIGLGILGFLIGKVLRLIILLPIHFSRNENNRRIGAKMATYVEFFLVVLFSYLCLAIQKTSLTNTVSLEDTAKVIFIGMNIFLLLMVNVCPKITPNKWLGIRTPYAFSSDEAWVRVQRLGGRFLFCGSLFNILVTLFLPGSFPVIFIFNMASLLLQALVIFLWKPHRNRTEIPPSSGSGAC, via the coding sequence ATGCAGCCATCCCCGCACCCTGCTCCATCTTCCCCGTCCTGGTGGACCGGGCCGATTTTCAGCGAACTTGCCATCGCCCTGTTTCCCGCGCTGACTTACTATGCCGCCGTATCGTCACGGCTGCCCGCCCGCGTCGCCGTGCATTTCAATGAGTACGGCATTCCCACCCGTTTTGCAGACAAGGACAGCGTGGACGCCCTCCTGGGATTCATTGGCCTGGGAATCCTGGGTTTCCTCATCGGGAAGGTTCTCCGCCTGATCATCCTTCTGCCCATTCATTTCAGCAGGAATGAAAACAACAGGCGGATTGGTGCGAAGATGGCCACATACGTGGAATTTTTCCTGGTCGTCCTGTTTTCCTATCTTTGCCTGGCCATTCAAAAGACAAGCCTGACCAATACGGTCAGCCTGGAAGACACGGCCAAAGTCATCTTCATAGGCATGAATATATTCCTCCTGCTCATGGTCAACGTTTGTCCCAAGATAACGCCCAACAAATGGTTGGGAATACGCACCCCTTATGCCTTCAGCAGTGATGAAGCATGGGTAAGGGTTCAACGCCTTGGCGGCAGGTTCCTGTTCTGCGGAAGCCTGTTCAACATCCTTGTGACGCTCTTCCTTCCCGGTTCCTTTCCTGTAATCTTCATTTTTAACATGGCCTCCCTCCTGCTCCAGGCATTGGTCATATTTCTCTGGAAGCCCCACAGGAACAGGACTGAAATTCCACCTTCGTCCGGCAGCGGCGCCTGTTGA
- a CDS encoding autorepressor SdpR family transcription factor produces the protein MNNPASLQYTLRALADPTRREILEILKNGAMPAGEIAEHFSITGAAISRHLSVLKEADLVRDHRDGKFIFYDVNLSVLQEILVWIGNFKAARETSSGKQDKIIGTQPNH, from the coding sequence ATGAATAACCCCGCTTCCCTGCAATATACGCTCAGGGCCCTGGCTGACCCCACGCGCCGTGAAATTCTGGAAATACTTAAAAACGGCGCCATGCCTGCCGGAGAAATTGCGGAACATTTCAGCATCACCGGAGCCGCCATCTCCCGCCACCTGTCCGTTCTGAAAGAAGCCGATCTTGTCCGCGACCACAGAGACGGCAAATTCATTTTTTACGATGTCAACCTGAGCGTCCTCCAGGAAATACTGGTCTGGATAGGCAATTTCAAGGCGGCCCGCGAAACATCCTCCGGCAAACAGGACAAAATCATCGGAACCCAGCCCAACCATTAA
- a CDS encoding glycoside hydrolase family 57 protein: MSNISLTFVAHQPNRLIHYDFFKIGEHAFYEDDDLNARVLSTVAERCYFPANRLMKQLIEMTEGKFRFGLALSGVILEQALYHRPDLIASFKELAETGCVDFLTMPYYNSLASVYSPQEFAEQIEEHRVLIKKLFHQESDVLMNTGMLYSNAIAAQAETLGFKGIMADGNPAMLKGFQSNEVFLAPWVYTTTTIFRNRELSNDLAVMRTNPEWPEYPLSPTTFADWLTHQQGSVTTLSMDYETLGERQSDATGVFEFWRTMIIACLDAGNRFMTPSEVVREIKPLSVCECTQEMTCSTFGTMSHWNGNVMQDEAIRKIYRLEKPVKAANDEDLTHVWRKLQSADHFHYMEKENSFTPYASAFDAYIYYMNALADLQIRVKRESPKAAAV, encoded by the coding sequence ATGAGCAATATATCCCTCACCTTCGTAGCGCACCAGCCCAACCGCCTGATTCATTACGATTTCTTCAAGATAGGCGAACACGCCTTTTATGAGGACGACGACCTGAATGCACGCGTCTTGAGCACCGTGGCGGAACGCTGTTACTTCCCGGCCAACCGGCTGATGAAGCAGCTTATCGAAATGACGGAGGGAAAATTCCGCTTCGGCCTGGCGCTCAGCGGCGTCATTCTGGAACAGGCCCTGTACCACAGGCCGGACCTCATCGCCTCCTTCAAGGAACTGGCAGAAACCGGATGCGTGGACTTCCTGACCATGCCCTACTACAACTCCCTGGCCTCCGTGTATTCCCCTCAGGAATTCGCGGAACAGATCGAGGAGCACAGGGTATTGATCAAAAAGCTCTTTCATCAGGAATCCGACGTGCTGATGAATACCGGCATGCTGTACTCCAACGCCATTGCGGCCCAGGCGGAAACGCTCGGCTTCAAGGGCATCATGGCGGACGGCAATCCGGCCATGCTCAAGGGGTTCCAGAGCAATGAAGTATTCCTGGCCCCGTGGGTGTACACCACCACCACCATCTTCCGCAACCGGGAACTGTCCAACGACCTGGCCGTCATGCGCACCAATCCGGAATGGCCCGAATACCCCCTTTCCCCGACCACGTTCGCAGACTGGCTCACGCACCAGCAGGGCAGCGTCACGACGCTCTCCATGGACTATGAAACCCTCGGCGAACGCCAGTCGGACGCCACGGGCGTGTTTGAATTCTGGCGCACCATGATCATTGCCTGCCTGGACGCCGGCAACCGTTTCATGACTCCGTCCGAGGTCGTGCGGGAAATCAAGCCCCTCTCCGTCTGCGAATGCACGCAGGAGATGACCTGCTCCACCTTCGGCACCATGTCCCATTGGAACGGGAACGTCATGCAGGACGAAGCCATCCGCAAAATCTACCGCCTGGAAAAGCCAGTGAAAGCCGCCAATGACGAGGACCTCACGCACGTCTGGCGGAAGCTTCAGAGCGCGGACCACTTCCATTATATGGAAAAGGAAAACTCCTTTACTCCGTATGCCTCCGCCTTTGACGCATACATCTATTACATGAACGCTCTGGCGGACCTCCAGATCCGCGTCAAGCGGGAATCTCCGAAAGCTGCCGCCGTCTGA
- a CDS encoding glycosyltransferase, with protein sequence MSNIKVLTLGWEFPPLVNGGLGIACLGLSKALAKKVDLRVIVPKADPSVHTDGFQLTGLNNVSYREVEQVDRKYSYESFAMVEHAPIELDPYTTVEGESGMIQFTQEGRISFSRTHEADLQLFKNKEDLYAGDLALKVIQFSKIAAKIAMQQEFDVIHAHDWMTYLAGVEVKKATGKPLVVHLHASQFDRAGADARGWIYDIEKFGMEQADAVIPVSKYTGTVASGHYAIDPHKIFPIHNGADPVQVFKGKKKFPEKLVLFLGRLTAQKGPGFFLQIAAKVLEQTDDVRFVMAGTGEKLRQLIESGAFKGVGDKFHFTGFLNKDKVNDLLSITDIYCMPSVSEPFGLSALEAAQFNIPAVISKQSGVAEVMKGALKADFWDVNKMAEHIVNLCTDEELYRKVVEQSTEDIKASTWDSAADKVIRVYEHVLNR encoded by the coding sequence ATGAGTAATATCAAAGTTCTTACATTAGGGTGGGAGTTTCCACCACTGGTCAACGGAGGCCTGGGTATCGCCTGCCTGGGTCTTTCCAAGGCACTGGCAAAAAAGGTGGATTTAAGGGTGATTGTTCCCAAGGCCGATCCTTCCGTCCACACTGACGGATTTCAGCTCACGGGTCTCAACAATGTCTCCTACCGGGAAGTGGAGCAAGTGGACCGCAAGTATTCCTATGAAAGTTTCGCCATGGTGGAGCACGCTCCCATTGAACTGGACCCCTACACCACGGTGGAAGGGGAGTCCGGCATGATCCAGTTCACCCAGGAAGGGCGCATCTCCTTCTCCAGAACCCATGAGGCGGATCTCCAGCTTTTCAAAAACAAGGAAGACCTCTATGCCGGGGACCTGGCGCTGAAGGTCATTCAATTTTCCAAAATCGCGGCCAAAATCGCCATGCAGCAGGAATTCGACGTCATCCATGCCCACGACTGGATGACCTACCTGGCCGGCGTGGAAGTAAAGAAGGCCACGGGCAAGCCCCTGGTGGTGCATCTCCATGCCTCCCAATTCGACCGCGCCGGAGCGGACGCCCGCGGCTGGATTTACGACATTGAAAAATTCGGCATGGAACAGGCGGACGCCGTCATTCCGGTCAGCAAGTACACGGGCACCGTCGCCAGCGGCCATTATGCCATTGATCCGCATAAAATCTTTCCCATCCACAACGGGGCGGACCCGGTCCAGGTCTTCAAGGGCAAGAAGAAATTCCCGGAAAAACTCGTGCTTTTCCTGGGACGCCTCACCGCCCAGAAGGGGCCGGGCTTCTTCCTTCAGATCGCCGCCAAGGTGCTGGAGCAAACGGACGACGTGCGCTTCGTCATGGCCGGCACGGGGGAAAAGCTGCGCCAGTTGATCGAATCCGGCGCCTTCAAGGGCGTGGGGGACAAATTCCACTTCACCGGCTTCCTGAACAAGGACAAGGTGAACGACCTGCTCTCCATCACGGATATTTACTGCATGCCCTCCGTATCGGAACCCTTCGGCCTCTCCGCGCTGGAAGCGGCCCAGTTCAACATTCCCGCGGTCATCTCCAAGCAGTCCGGCGTGGCAGAAGTCATGAAAGGCGCGCTGAAGGCGGATTTCTGGGACGTCAACAAGATGGCGGAACACATCGTGAACCTCTGCACGGACGAAGAGCTGTACCGCAAGGTGGTGGAACAAAGCACGGAGGACATCAAGGCCTCCACCTGGGATTCCGCAGCAGACAAGGTCATCAGGGTTTATGAGCATGTGCTGAACCGCTAG